From Zingiber officinale cultivar Zhangliang chromosome 5B, Zo_v1.1, whole genome shotgun sequence, the proteins below share one genomic window:
- the LOC121986075 gene encoding DEAD-box ATP-dependent RNA helicase 3, chloroplastic-like isoform X2, giving the protein MVWLIAEAPLEEEPAVMKRRASPQSPLDLCRSASASSAEKPEVAPRSLALADEACCIEVVAAPSIPASALIRRPAARKMTKLELQAMERTLFEERAKLRKVQELPILQDDGPATDFYGRFSNRERSYRDGGSGEQSQRVSRSWSGRKLCQ; this is encoded by the exons ATGGTGTGGCTGATCGCAGAGGCGCCGCTTGAGGAAGAGCCGGCGGTGATGAAGAGGAGGGCGAGCCCGCAGTCGCCCCTCGATCTGTGCCGCAGCGCGTCGGCGAGCTCCGCAGAGAAGCCGGAGGTGGCGCCGAGGTCTCTGGCCCTTGCGGACGAAGCTTGCTGCATCGAG GTCGTGGCGGCGCCGTCGATTCCGGCCTCCGCCCTCATCCGACGGCCAGCGGCGCGGAAGATG ACAAAGCTGGAGCTGCAGGCGATGGAACGGACGCTGTTTGAAGAAAGGGCGAAGCTTCGCAAG GTTCAAG AGCTCCCTATCCTACAAGATGATGGTCCTGCCACCGACTTCTATGGCCGATTTTCAAATCGGGAACGGAGTTATAGAGATGGTGGTTCTGGGGAACAAAGTCAGAGGGTTTCGAGAAGTTGGAGTGGACGAAAACTATGTCAGTGA
- the LOC121986075 gene encoding uncharacterized protein LOC121986075 isoform X1, with protein MVWLIAEAPLEEEPAVMKRRASPQSPLDLCRSASASSAEKPEVAPRSLALADEACCIEVVAAPSIPASALIRRPAARKMTKLELQAMERTLFEERAKLRKSSLSYKMMVLPPTSMADFQIGNGVIEMVVLGNKVRGFREVGVDENYVSDDGYGRGGQASRYDNSWSQNAKSRRNNEDDGLIGERSSRAPSFGNRERGFADAGFNCDRSGHHAS; from the exons ATGGTGTGGCTGATCGCAGAGGCGCCGCTTGAGGAAGAGCCGGCGGTGATGAAGAGGAGGGCGAGCCCGCAGTCGCCCCTCGATCTGTGCCGCAGCGCGTCGGCGAGCTCCGCAGAGAAGCCGGAGGTGGCGCCGAGGTCTCTGGCCCTTGCGGACGAAGCTTGCTGCATCGAG GTCGTGGCGGCGCCGTCGATTCCGGCCTCCGCCCTCATCCGACGGCCAGCGGCGCGGAAGATG ACAAAGCTGGAGCTGCAGGCGATGGAACGGACGCTGTTTGAAGAAAGGGCGAAGCTTCGCAAG AGCTCCCTATCCTACAAGATGATGGTCCTGCCACCGACTTCTATGGCCGATTTTCAAATCGGGAACGGAGTTATAGAGATGGTGGTTCTGGGGAACAAAGTCAGAGGGTTTCGAGAAGTTGGAGTGGACGAAAACTATGTCAGTGATGATGGCTATGGACGGGGTGGGCAAGCATCCAGATATGACAATAGCTGGTCTCAAAACGCTAAGTCACGAAGAAACAATGAAGACGACGGGCTAATTGGTGAAAGATCTAGTCGTGCACCCTCATTTggcaaccgagaaag AGGATTTGCAGATGCTGGCTTTAATTGCGACCGGTCTGGCCACCATGCTTCATAA